A genomic window from Dehalococcoidia bacterium includes:
- a CDS encoding ABC transporter substrate-binding protein produces MAGISYWERITKSRISRRRALGAAAAVGAGAAALSVVGCGGGGDGGAGTTKVDPNAILYNWQLPDETKNAREGGTHVGPSSNDIQGGLDPTRSNSFTTLAVAGVAYEPLLYGNSGPGIDPASPEGRKIIGALAESYEVAADASQFTLKMRPNVKFHPIAPVNGRVMDIDDWKVSYERALASPLLGATLKDSIDSVQTPDTRTFVFKMKTPNVAFLRLLTVGSSSFYIVPKEIMQDERRFDTQTIGTNYRVLTSVQPSIGREYVRHVDYWRGKPFIEKWSVPIIPEQANQRAQFVTGNSIAYTPPQTDVLQLRKDYPKARMLKGDPAGSYRINFFGHREFETSPWNDERVRIALRMGVDWKGMREVIGSLSDFAAAGIPVESRMPTHVKAGGVGYPYWLNPEENKLGDLSKNFLFNVAEAKKLLSAAGFPNGFEIDGYMNGGTEYGTTVYPQVVQITIDQWALNLNVRVKLNRPPYAEYLPKIYQQRDFKGISIQHPEFTYAEIDQELFNWYHTRGQRYKWRSDPALDAMIEKQRVERDEEKRTAIIHDIQKHMAKLFYTFPGDGVSGGFGFQQPWYRNTSSPAYREWIDDKNKPEYA; encoded by the coding sequence ATGGCTGGGATTAGTTATTGGGAGCGGATAACGAAATCGCGCATCAGCCGCCGAAGGGCGCTCGGCGCGGCCGCAGCCGTGGGCGCAGGAGCCGCTGCCCTGAGCGTCGTCGGCTGTGGCGGGGGAGGGGACGGCGGCGCCGGGACCACCAAGGTCGACCCTAATGCCATCCTGTATAACTGGCAGCTCCCGGATGAGACCAAGAATGCTCGAGAAGGCGGGACCCACGTTGGCCCGTCCAGTAATGACATCCAGGGAGGTCTGGACCCGACTCGTAGCAATAGCTTCACGACCCTCGCCGTCGCCGGCGTCGCTTACGAGCCGTTGCTGTACGGCAACTCCGGCCCCGGGATCGACCCGGCTTCGCCTGAGGGCCGGAAGATAATCGGCGCTCTCGCCGAGAGCTACGAGGTGGCGGCGGACGCGTCGCAGTTCACCCTGAAGATGCGGCCAAACGTGAAGTTCCACCCGATCGCGCCCGTGAACGGCCGCGTGATGGACATCGACGACTGGAAGGTGTCGTACGAGCGCGCCCTCGCGTCGCCGCTCCTTGGGGCGACGCTGAAGGACTCGATCGACTCGGTCCAGACGCCTGACACGCGCACGTTCGTCTTCAAGATGAAGACGCCAAACGTCGCGTTCCTCCGCCTGCTCACGGTCGGGAGTTCGAGCTTCTACATCGTCCCCAAGGAGATCATGCAGGACGAGAGGCGCTTCGACACCCAGACAATCGGGACGAACTACCGCGTGCTGACCAGCGTCCAACCGTCGATTGGCCGGGAGTATGTGCGTCATGTCGACTACTGGCGCGGCAAGCCGTTCATTGAGAAGTGGTCAGTCCCAATCATTCCCGAACAGGCGAACCAGCGGGCCCAGTTCGTCACGGGAAACAGCATCGCGTACACGCCACCGCAGACCGACGTGCTGCAGCTGCGGAAGGACTATCCGAAGGCGCGCATGCTCAAGGGTGACCCGGCGGGGAGTTACAGGATCAACTTCTTCGGCCACCGGGAGTTCGAGACCTCGCCCTGGAACGACGAGCGCGTGCGCATCGCCCTGCGCATGGGGGTCGACTGGAAGGGCATGAGGGAGGTCATCGGCAGCCTGAGCGACTTCGCGGCCGCCGGCATCCCTGTCGAGAGCCGGATGCCGACACACGTAAAGGCCGGCGGTGTCGGCTATCCATACTGGCTCAACCCGGAGGAGAACAAGCTCGGCGACCTCTCGAAGAACTTCCTCTTCAACGTGGCTGAGGCCAAGAAGCTGTTGAGCGCGGCAGGCTTCCCGAACGGCTTCGAGATCGACGGCTACATGAACGGCGGCACCGAGTACGGCACGACTGTCTACCCGCAGGTGGTCCAGATCACCATCGACCAGTGGGCGCTGAACCTGAACGTGCGGGTGAAGCTGAACCGTCCTCCCTACGCCGAGTACCTGCCCAAGATCTACCAGCAGAGGGACTTCAAGGGCATTTCAATCCAGCACCCCGAGTTCACCTACGCGGAGATCGACCAGGAGCTGTTCAACTGGTATCACACGAGGGGTCAGCGGTATAAGTGGCGCAGCGACCCCGCCCTGGACGCGATGATCGAGAAGCAGCGCGTGGAGCGTGACGAAGAGAAGCGTACGGCGATCATCCACGACATCCAGAAGCACATGGCCAAGCTCTTCTACACCTTCCCGGGCGATGGGGTCTCCGGAGGCTTCGGATTCCAGCAGCCCTGGTACAGGAACACCTCCTCGCCTGCCTACAGGGAGTGGATCGACGACAAGAACAAGCCCGAGTATGCGTGA